One Equus asinus isolate D_3611 breed Donkey chromosome 26, EquAss-T2T_v2, whole genome shotgun sequence genomic window carries:
- the RPS16 gene encoding small ribosomal subunit protein uS9 encodes MPSKGPLQSVQVFGRKKTATAVAHCKRGNGLIKVNGRPLEMIEPRTLQYKLLEPVLLLGKERFAGVDIRVRVKGGGHVAQIYAIRQSISKALVAYYQKYVDEASKKEIKDILIQYDRTLLVADPRRCESKKFGGPGARARYQKSYR; translated from the exons ATGCCGTCCAAGGGTCCTCTGCAGTCGGTGCAGGTCTTCGGACGCAAG AAGACGGCCACAGCCGTGGCGCACTGCAAACGGGGCAACGGCCTCATCAAGGTGAACGGGCGGCCCCTGGAGATGATCGAGCCCCGCACGCTGCAGTACAAG CTGCTGGAACCTGTTCTGCTTCTGGGCAAGGAGCGGTTTGCCGGTGTGGACATCCGAGTCCGTGTGAAGGGTGGTGGTCACGTTGCCCAGATTTACG CAATCCGCCAGTCCATCTCCAAAGCACTGGTGGCCTACTACCAGAAAT ACGTGGATGAGGCTTCCAAGAAGGAGATCAAAGACATCCTCATCCAGTATGATCGGACCCTGCTGGTAGCTGATCCCCGTCGCTGCGAGTCCAAAAAGTTCGGAGGTCCTGGTGCCCGTGCCCGCTACCAGAAATCCTACCGATAA